The Cinclus cinclus chromosome 28, bCinCin1.1, whole genome shotgun sequence DNA window AGAAACGGGGTTAGAACGGGGTGTGCCTTAACTGCTTCCAGAAAAAAGACTCCACCAAAACTCCAACAATCCAGTAGGTCATGTGGGAAATGTATCCAAAAAGTGTGATTGCTAGGAAACAGAAACTGAAACCTCTCCTGCCTTGCGCCAGCCTGACTGCCCAGCAATTTCTTTTTGATTTATAGATCTGGAAGAGCTCCAAAGTGCAGAGAACACCGGGACCACCCCGATCTCCCTCTCAGGAGGGGCCCAGGGGAGCTCCGGGAACAGCTCGTTGTGCGTGGTCCAAACACAGCCTGCTACCTCCGGCGGAAGCACGGCTTTCTGTGTTTCTAATGAAATTCCTGCCCTCAACCCGGCCGCcggctggcaggaggagctgaccCTCACCTTGAGAAGAACGAAGAACTCAAAGATGCGGcggaaggagggagggaaaaggcgCGCATAGGTCACTGCCATCTTGAAGAAAAGCGCGTGGAAGAGGCGGTCGCGCACGTTGATCAGCGGGTTCTGGTTGAGGTTGGGGTTGCGGACGCCCCGGTTGTTGCCCCCGGCGGCCCCGGCGTTGTTGGCCGGGTGGTGGTTGTTGGCGTTCGGCTGGTTCTCGGACATCCTGACGGCGGGGCCGGTGAGGGCTGGGCCCGAAAAGGCTGCTGCCCCTCCGTGGGGCGGGCTGAGGCCGGGCGGGCGCTGCGGACGAACCGCAGGCGCGGGGCCGGCGGCTGCCTctgtccccctccccagcccctgcccagcgCAGACGCCTCGGGGCTGCGGCGGGTCAGGCCCAACGGGTCAGGCCTGGGCGCTCAGCAGGGCCCGGCAGCTGCGCGGCCGGAGCAAACGCATTAGGAACGCAGCTGCCAGGATGTCCCCGTGGCCATAGGGGACCCTCGGAAGGGTggggcggcgcggcgcggccggGGCGCGGCGAGCGGCTCAGCTGTCCTGGCGCGGTCCTGTCCCGTCCCTCAGCGCTCCGCCGCCATTTTCCTCGGCCGGCCACGACGGCTGACGCGCGTGCGCGCGCACGCGCACCCGGGGCACGACGGGACGGTGGAGGACACACTCGGGGCTCCGCCCCGCCTCTATGCAAATAAGATCTCCCGCCGTGCATCGCGCGCAGAGGGCATTTTTGAGCAGCCGTTCGAAAAGGCGAAAAATTTCCAAAAAGCGGAAATATTTAGAATTCAAAATCAGTACGATTCAACTAGAGGAACGACCCTGAGGAAAGCCGCGGGGGGCTCGAAAATCATACTGACAGTGAGGTAAAAGTTATTAAACAGAGGAGGTTTAAATACTGCAACCGGGGCAGGATTACTCGTGCTCGCTTCGGCAGCACATATACTAAAATTGGAACGATACAGAGAAGATTAGCATGGCCCCTGCGCAAGGATGACACGCAAATTCGTGAAGCgttccatatttttttctttttccggGCACGGTCTCAAAGCCCATCCCCGGCAGGATGCTTTTGTCCCCCCGAGACGCGTCACGGGGTGTTGAAGTCCCCCGCGAGGTTGGGGGAGCCCCAGGCGCGTCTCTGTGAGTTGAGCCCCTTTGCTGCCCCTGTCCCCTTGTGCCCCCGCCCTGTCCCTCACTGCGATCGCGTTGTGGTGAGGGCAGTCGAGCCCTCCGGTAGTACCGTGGGTTTTTATTGAATTGCTCTGGTACAGCAAGCTCGGCTCCGGTGGGAAGCAGCGGGGTCCCAAGACCAGCCCCAGACCCGCCATCCAGCTCAGCTTCCCGCAGGGCACCACCCCACGGCCGGGAGCCggggccagccctgtcctggcactCTGACCATCCCCAGCACCCACTGTCCCAGAGGATGGTGACACCATGCTAGCGGGCAGGTTGTGCCCAGTTTTCTGTGCAGTTCTGGGGGTCTGCAGAACCCCAAAAGCCTGTGACCCTGGCTCGTGCTGCGGTGACAACTGCGGAAGGGTCTGCCGAGGTCCAAGGGACACCATAGCCGATTCAGACAGCGCTCTCCTGGTAGCTGTCATCCTCCAGGAATGTGCTCAGACTCCtcccggggctgggggctgcatcGTTCCCTGGGGCTGTGACCTCCCCGGCATCCCCATCACTCTGCTCCTGGGCAAAGTGCATGAAGACCTGCAGGAATAGCATGATGAGAGACAGCACCATGGGACAGGGCTGCCCTGCCCTAACACCTGCCTCCCCTGTCACCTGGTCCAGTGTGGTCTGGGACACGGAGTAGTCTTCTATGTGGCAGGGGCCACGGTGGGTGGCCAGAAGGCTGAAGACGGTGGCCAGGGAGGTGACACGGGCAGGCAGGTGGTAGTGCAGCAGCCCCCCGTGCTGCTCCCGCAGCATGATGCCagggaagtgctgctgcagcagggtcTGCACTGCTGTTGGGCCAGGACCCCCCACCCTCACCACCACCGTGTACCCGTCCCCAAACCTGTGGGGAGAGGGGACACTGCTGTGAGGACTGGCCATGGCCACCACCCTCAGGAGACACCCTTAGCCCCCCAACCTGGTACCTGTTCTTGAGGTGCTGGACACTGCCCAGGCAGCGGAACCGGCCATTGACCATGATGGCCATCCTGGTACAGAGCGCCTCACACTCCTCCATGCTGGGGGGGCACATGTGAGtcctccagagcagagggacactCCCTTCTGGGGGGCTCCCACAGGCAGAGAGGTTCTCCCCTTTGTGGGGACTCACCTGTGGGATGTGAGCACCACAGACCGCCCGTCCCGGATAACGCCAAGGATACGCTCCCACAGGAACCTCCGGGCTTGTGGATCCATCCCCGTTGTGGGTTCATCCTGCAATGGTCCCGGCCCAGGGTCAGCCTGGGCAGGACCCCGGTGCTGCCATGGGGCCTCCCAATGCCCCCCTCACCAGGAAGACAACAGGGGGACAACCGAGGAGAGCGATGGCCGTGGAGAGCTTGCGTTTGTTGCCCCCGCTGTACTTGCCCGCCGGCCGGTCAGCGTGCGggcccagccccagagcagtgATGCCCCACTGAGCCACCTGTGAGAGACAGACGGGGTGAGTGTGGGGGCTCCCCATGGGCTGGGTAAGACAGGGTACAGGCCCTACCCTGGGGGTCTCCTCCTCCGGGATCCCACGTAGGCGGCTGTAGAATTCCAGGTGCTCCCGCCCCGTCAGCAGGTCCGTGATGGCGTCAAACTGGGGACAGTAACCCATGTGCTGGTGGACAGACTGCAGGTCGGTGAGCACActgcaggatggggacaggtgAGCATAAGACAGGGAGAGGTGAGCACGCTGCAGGGTGGGGACATGTACCAGGGATACTGTGGGAATAGGGACAAGAAGCTGCAGGGATGAGGATGAGCACAGGGTGGGGACAGAGATGATGGCACAGGTGCTGTGGGGACATGGAGAGGGATCCGAGCCAAGGGGTCCCTGCATTCACCCACCTGTGCCCCTTCAACCAGGCCTCTCCTAGCgtcacctctgtgtcccccgtCAGCATCTTGAAGGTGGATGTTTTCCCAGCACCGTTCACCCCCAGGAGGCCAAAGCACTGTGGGGGCAGAGCAGGGTCACTGGCAACCCTGACCCTGCCCACagagctgtctgtctgtccatctgtcccTCACCTCCCCTGGAGGGATGGCCACGCAGAGCCGGTCCACGGCCGGAGCCTTCCTGTGCCGGTACACCTGCATGGAGGAGAGGTGGCAATGCACTCCCTCTTGTCACTGCCAGTGGGTCCAGGGGTACTAGGTGGGCTGGAGCTCACAGCAGGGTCCAGCCCCACGCACCCACCTTGGTCAGGTCCTTCAGCAGCAGGAGGTGGCTGTGTGGGGGGATGCTGCCCACCCTCACCCGCTCCCTGGCCACATCCTGGTCCTCATCCCCCAATGAGGGCAGCTCCAGAGCCCGTGGCCTGTGGAAACAGTGGCAAGGGCACATCCAGGGCTGTCCACCCTCTTGAGCACCACCAGGgtactgtgtccagttctgggcccctcagtttaggaaggacttTGAGATGCTCGAGTTTATCCAGAGAAGGAGCTTagaacacaagtcctgtgaggaacaactgagggagctggcatTGTTTAGCctagagaaaaggagactcagaggtgaccttatcactctacgactccctgaaaggtggttgTAGTCAAGTGGGGGTTGGTTTCTatttccaggcagcagctgacagaATGATAGGACACAGTTttaagctgcaccaagggaaattcaggttggatattaggaaaaagttttttccTGGAAACAGTGGTAAAGTACTGGAATAATcttcctggggaggtggtggagtcaccatccctgtaTGTGTTTAAAAATAGACTGGATGTGGGGCTCGGTGCCATCGTTTAGTcgaggtgttagggcatgggttggactcaatgatcttgaaggtctcgTCCAACCTGGTGATCCTGTACCCCCCAGCCAGCCCTCACCCTAGGCGCAGGAAGAAGCGATGGTACTGCAGCAGGAGGgtgaagaggaagaagacaATGCCCTCAATGGCCATGGCGAACATGTTCttccctgccaggtcccagGAGAGGGGGGACACGAAGCGTTTGTCCCCTGCAAGCAGCAAGAGGAACTGTAGGAATAGGGGACCCCCGTGCTGGGCTTTGGGGAGGGTGAGCAGCCCTAACACGTCTGGACTCACCAAACCTCTCAAAGGCATCAGCCATTGCCTGGTTCTTCACCATGTCAATGAGGCCTCGGCCCAAGCAGAAGTGGGGGAAGATGAGGAAAACCTTCTTCAGGACACGGTTGATGTCATTGAGGTTCTGATGGGGCAGCAAGGAGTGGAGTGAGGGAGCTGGCACTGGCCCTGCAAGGAAGGGATGGGGGGTCCAGGGCATCCCAAGGCTCACCTGGTCCACAAAGAGCTCCAGCACAAAGGTGGCCACGCTGCCATTGATGCCGATGAAGAGGTTGATGCAGGTCAGGGCCACAtaggcagtgctggggatgctgaAGAGGAAGGAGGCTGGATACATCAAAGGGGTAATGGACCacctgcagggaggagaggcaggggTTGGTTGAGGTGCACCTCCTGACCTGGCGGGTTTGAGACAGCACCCACCCTCCCAAGCACAACAACCCCCTcaccccagctgcccccagccccacaaccCCCTCGcccctgctgggctctgctgccccgTCACCCgtagagcagcagcagcagcaccagggaggGCAGGTTGGCCGAGGACACATAGGATTCCTGCTGGAAGCagaggaagatgaggatgaCCAGCAGTGCGGGGACCAGGTAGTTGCACTGTGGGGATGGAAAAACCAGGAAAGGGGTCAGGGGTAGGACCAGACCCCTTGGAACTGGCCgctatccccatccccattcccaccaTGTCCCAGGCAAAGTTGCCCAGCCAGTAGGTGATGGGCTTCATCCCGCTGACAAACTGAAGGTGCTTGGCCTTGCTGACCCGCTCCTCAATGAGGAAGACAACGAAGCTGGCCGGGACGAAGGACATGGCGAAGATCACGCAGATGGAGACCAGCACATCCACAGAGGTGGCCATCCTGCCGAGGAGGAGAGAGCTCAGCAGGGGccagaggaggctgcaggacCCCCATCCCCAGCACTCACAGAGCGGCCTCAGAGAGCTGCTCCTTGGTGAGGTTGAGGGGGTGGTTGGTGGCTGTGATGCCGAAGTGTGTGGGGTCGGTGCCGGGGGGCAGTCGGGATCGCAGCAGCCCATTGCTGGCCACGTTGAGGAAGGAGACCATGGCATGCCAGCCCTTGTTGTTGAACCAGACCTGCAGCGTGGGAAGGGCCAGGAAGTTCAGAGCCCCCCACCCAATCTGGCACTgcccctggctgtgcctgcagcccccGCTGCCACAAGGAGCATCCCCCACTCCCCACCGGGCTCCTGCTTCCCTCCAACCCCAGCTACTCTCAGTCCTTCTTGGGCTGCTCTACCCCTTGAGGGAACACCACTGTCAcatccctgctgccccccaGCTCTTGCCCCTGAGGCACCCCCAGATCTGGACACACCTTGATATTCCTGCGGGCATCCAAACCCTCGATGAAGTGGCTGAGGTTGGCCAGGAGCCGATctgaggggctgccctgggtgcAGGAACACAGGGTGAGGAGGGgtctcccagcactgggacaccagagctgagccaggggctgtgtccagctgtACCGGGGTGATGTTGAGCAGCACCCggagctccagcactgcctgatCCACCTCTGCTGCCGACGGCAgggcctgggagctgccagcaccCAGGGAGAAGCCGCCGTACCTGCAGGAGAAATGCGGCTCCCAAACTTTCTGGAGAGACTCCCACTGTTAGCATGCCAGGAACTGGGCTTCAGGATCcatgtgggtcccttccaactcaggagaTTGTACAATTCCACAATCCTACAAAACCTGCCAGCCATTCCCCACCGCCACCCTTGTGCAAGCTCAACCCTCCACTCACCCAGATGCCAGAGTAAGGGACATGAAGTAAAGGCTGAAGGCACCTGGATGATGGCTCTGCCCAGGGACCATTCAGGCTCTCCCCAAACCCACCAGAGATTTCCTgtctccctccatccctgtgccaggctccAGCCCTTGTTCTAGCTCACCTCTGCTCATTCACCCACTTCTTGTTTCTCAGCCTGAAAGAAATGAGGCAGGGGGAGACAAGAGAGAGAAACCCCCCGAGGGGACAttagagcagcaccagcccacCCAGCCACATGTCCCCAGAGTGTTCCTTCCCCCAGGTATCCCTGGGGTGTTCCCTTGGTGTCCCCACAGTGCCCCTGCAGTGTCCCAGGTGTTCCAAGCCCCAACACTCACTCCTGACGGATGATCTGGGGATAGGTCTTCACCAGGTAGTCAGAGATGTTCCTGCCTGTCAGGTTCTGAAGGATGTCCCCTGTACCCCTTTGCACCTGTGGGATGAAGAGATGGGCTGGGTGGACAACCAACCCTGTGGCATCCCTGGAACAACACCTGCCCCCACAGCTAGCACTGATGGAGCCGTGGGGTTACCCCTGGGGGTTACCTGTGGCGGTGGGAGCCCCCCAGCCCCTTCAGGACACTCAGGCAGCATCCTGTGTGCCCCCGGCCCACTGCACTGACACGGGGGGGATGGTTTGGCCCGTGTCCAGTTCCCATGCCGCAGCACTTCCAGCAGGGATGCGGGTGCTGAGGGGGTCGAGAAGCCATCGGGGTGGGAAGCTGGtgggcacagccctgtcctgggaaCCCAGGGGGAGAGACTCCCATTACTAGCCTGGTGTGAGCCAGGGGCACCAGGACCCACCATGGGGATGTTTGGGGTGCCACAGCATCACACCaggtggcagagctgctccGTGGGCAGGTGGGCACTAAGATGGGGGTCAAGCCCCGGCTGCCCCCTCCAGCCCCTGTCCCGCGGACACTCACGccttcccctcttccttcaTGCACTTGGTGCCGAAGCCGGGCTCAGCCAGGAGCGCGTCCAGCAGCCGGGCTGTGTCGGGGTCTCCCGGGGCGTCGTTGCTGCCAGGAGACACAGGAATGAGCCGGTGGCAGTGGGGGACGAGGGACACGGCGGGCAGAGGACTGGGGACACACCTGAAAAAGGTGAACTGCTGCCCGTAcatccagggctggagctgcaggggcgGGTACTTCCCGAAGGGCGGCACGATGAGGCTGAAGAGAAGCGCGATGCAGACGAAGACGGCGGGGAGAACGATCTGAGGAGGCCGGTGGGGGATAAGGGTTGGCTCTGCCCTACCTTGCCTCCTGCCTtgccccatcccctccctgcgGTCCCACCTGTGCCAAGAAGCCGCGGGTGCTGCGCCGGGCGTGGAGCATCCTCTTGGTGAAGAGAGCGCGGAGCTGGCGGCAGGTGAGAGCCCAGCCCCGCACCCTGCCGCACGCCTGCCCCGCCGTCCCCCGCAGCAGATCCGTCTCCCGGGGCTCCTCCGCTGGCGGGACAGAGAGGGTCTGGCAAGGGGCTCGTGCCAGGTGGGATGCAGGGGGATAGGAGATCCCCCCCATCCCAGCAGAGATGGGATGCTGCATGCAGGTGCCCCCAGTCCCCCCCTCAAACAGCCCCCAGCTCCTACCTCGCCGGGCTCCTTTGGCTCAATgtaaaggagaggagagaggggtTACAGCTGTGCAGGGGTCAGCACGCACCCCGGTCAGAGCTAGTGCCCCAAGTCCCCCCCAGACTCCTGTGGCTGTCCCCATGCCAGTTCTTCCTCCAGGATAAAGGGGCTGAATATGCCCTCCTGAGATTTCATACCCCATCCCAActcctgcacagagctgggctcccCCAAACCCATCCTCATCCCAGATCTTTGCTCTGGAGACACCTCAAACTGGGGTCCCTGAGCATCCCCCTGCTTGAAGGGAGATGTGCCTGAAGAGATGCTTGCTTGGATGGACAGCTGCCCGGATGGACACGTGCCATtgtcccagcccaggggctggAAGTGAGGAgcactcagcagcagctcaggggtcCCCTCTCCCCCATCCTTACCCATCTCTCCATCGGCCATATCCCCATCCCCTGTCTCGCCAGGGACTGCTCCTTTCATggtgcctgacaaaatgagaACAAGATGCCAGGGCAGGACCAAGACCACAGGCTGTGACACCTCTCTGCATCCACTGGTGCTTCCAGCAGGACCCCCAGCGCtggcagggacacacagggtgctggggacaccatACCACCCCTCTACTCTGGGCTGCTGAGCATCTCACCACTCCCACTGtacccagagctcagctccagccaggacTCAGGGGTTTTACCTGTGGTGACAGtgtccagtgctgtgtcctCAGCCACCTTCAGGAAGATCTGGGGGTGTGGAAGGGCTGGTGTTAAACACACACCAGTGCCCACAGACCAGTGAAGGAAACCCCCTGGTCACGGGCACCCTGGGAGCCCCTTGACCACACCCCCAGGTACCTCTTCCAGGGTGGTGTCAGAGATGCCGTAGCTAGAGACCCCCAGTTCAGCCAGGTGTGCGTCCAGCTCACGGAACAGCTCCCCGAAGGCCCCGTCCCTGGCCCCACTGTAGGGCAGGACAAAGAGCACCTCGTGCCCAATGTCCTCCACCAGCCGGGAGCCAGGGACCAGCTTCTGGATCAGCGCTGACAACTGGGCCACATCTGAAAAGATGGGGAGGGCTGGAAACCCTGGGCAGGAGCCACTGGCTGGTGCAGCTGGCCACAGCTCCACGTGCCCAGGATCCCAGCCTGAGGGTCCCCAGGGAAGATAGAGGGGATGGAGATCTCCTTCTGTACCATCAGTGAAAGGAGGAGAGGGGCCAGATGCAGGGCTGTGCACTCCCAGCCACGCTGACTGACGGGGGATGTATGGGGAGTAGCTGGGGGTGATACTGTGAGGGGACAAAACACTCACCCACAGCACTGGCATCACTGCTCCGCTCGCTGCCCAGgcctgtgtcactgctgtgctctgagTCACTGCCATCCTGCAGGAAAGGGTGGCTGGAGCCTGGCACCCCAGAGCAGGACCTggcccccagtgcccccccccccagtaCCCAGGATGGAGACAGTGGCTGCCCTTTGCAGGGATGATCATCAGGATCACCTTTTTGGTGACACCCGGGACAGTGCCAGTGTTGCCACCTGTCCCGCTCCTCTCCCGCTTCACCAGGGTGAGGTGGTAGCCGGTGCCAAGCCTGGCTTTGAGGAAAAGGGGGGACCCGCAGCAGCAGAGCCGGCCCTGTGAGATGATGGCAGTGCGGTCCCCCAACAGCTCTGCCTCGTCCATGTAGTGGGTGGACAGGATGATGGTACGGCCTGGGGATCAGGAACAAGCTTGACCCCAGACCCCATTGCACGTTCTCCCCACCAGTAGATCCCCCTGCTCGCCCCAGGCTGGGGGGCTCAGAGGCTGAAGCGGGGACCCCAGCACTGACCTTTGCGGTActtgagcagcagctcccaaatGCTGCGGCGGGAGAAGGGGTCAACGCCGGCTGTGGGCTCGTCCAGGATGACCACTCGGGAGCCACCCACGAAGGCAATGGCCACCGAGAGTTTCCGCTGCATCCCGCCTGCAGAGGGACAGCGTTGGGGGGGCTCGGAGCCACCGAGCCCCTCTCAGGCACCCAGCCTGAACCCCTGCACGTACCCGAGAGGTTCCTGGTCTGCTCCCGGCGCTTGTGGGGCAGCCCTGTGTCCTGGAGTAgctgctccatctcctcctgCACCTGCTGCTCCGAGAGCCCCTTGAGCCTCCCGTAGAACCAGACGTGCTCCTCCACCGtcaggctgtggggacagggggaaaGACAGGGTGAGGGGCACAGGGATTGAGGGGGGACAGCCCTGCACCTCTCCCCACACCTCCCCACCCCTGCCTACATGTCAAAGAGCACGTTGTGCTGGGGACACATCCCCATGGATTTGCGGATGCTGTCGATATCGGAGCGGATATCCCAGCCCAGGACATAGGCAGTGCCCGAGGTGGGGGGCAGGAGGCCAGTCAGGATGGACCTGGAAGTGGTGAGGAAAGTGGGTCAtggagcacaggagcagcagggcttgGGACCAGGGTACCCTATCCTGTGTGGGGACCACAGGGGGACCGGGTCAAGCTCAGCTCTCTGTCCCCAGACATGGCCACGCAGCCCCTCTGTGGCTCACATGGTGGTGGTCTTTCCAGCGCCGTTGTGGCCCAGGAAGGACGTGATCTGCCCCTCATAGAAGTCCAGGCTCAGCCCATTGACGGCTGCACGGCCACTGCTGCCATAGACCTTCACCAGGTTGCGGATGGAGACGCCGGGCTGGAGTTCCACAGGCGGCTCCTCCACCAGCACTGGAGGCCACCAAGGGGTCACATCCCTGGCCAGGACCCCTTACTGGGGGCAGGACCCCTCTCCATGGGGTGCAGAGCCCTCCACTGGGGAGCAAGGTCTGGGCTGgagggctccagccctgctccacagCCACTGCCCTTACCACACAGCTCCAGGGTGGGCAGGGACTCACCTTGAGGTGCAGTGTGGGGGCTGGTGTGATACAGGGAGTGCCCAGACAAGGATGATTCTCCAAACCAGTAGCTCTTCAGGAAGGGGAAATTCCAGGGTTTGGGGATCCCATACTGACCTGCAGCAGAAGAGGTTGATTAAGGCCAGGGCTGAGTAGCAGCTGGGGGTCAGGGGTGATATACTCACCTGGAAAGACACCCTCGAGGTACCAGGTGGCCAGGCCATAAAGGACagcatccagcagcagcagccccatggCCACAGCAAAGCTGTACGGGTCTCCTGGCACAGGACTGGCAGCCAAGTTGTGCCACTGGATGCCCACCCCCTGCTCCTCATAGAGGGAGAAGTAATCACAGCCAAAGCCAAAGGCCACGGGGGACAGCAGGCTCTGAGGATGGTGAAAAAGGCAGTGTGGGCTAAGATTGACCTGGGGTGCAGCCCAAAGCCCCCCACTCAGAGGACCAGGGGCATTGCAgaggggcagctcctggcactcaCCACAAGGACACGGATTGGGAAGGTGATGTAGTCGCGCCAGGCAACACACAGCACGTAGGGCAGGTACAGGGAGAAGTAAATGATGCCACCACATGCCGAGGCCAGGTTAGCACGGGGGAAGAAGGTGCTGATGAGGAAGCACTGGCTGATGGTGGCCACCGAGAAGGTGccaaggaagaggaagatgacTCCTGGGTCGCTGTAGGGTAGGATGTTTCCCAGCTGTGAATGGAGGCATGTTGGAGCCTGTGGAGCTCCCCATGCTGGCTCCCAGCCCTGATGTTCCCTGTGTCACTCATGCTGTCCCCCCCTGAGACCTGCAACCTGCCTTGAGGATTAGGACaaggagggcagagctgaggaggAAGGGGATGAAGCTGCTGAGGAACCAACTGAGCCAGAGGATCCCGCTGCTCAGCCCCATGGTCTTCATGGTCTCCTTTAGACGCGTCTCCTTCTCATGCACCACCCCCTTGATGATCATGGCCACTGAGTAGATCCAGGCCAGCGTCATGAAGAGAGGCAATGAGCGGTTCAGGACCCTCAGGAACCTGGGGAGATACCACCAGACATTCCACCCTTAGCTCAACACTCCTGGGCCACTGTTGGGCCAGGGACACCAGGGCACGACCATCTTTCTGCCACCTCCCCAGtgcagtgatgctgcaggaTGCTTGGATGTGTCCCCCATGGCAGCAGGGGGGGTCACTCAACAGTCCCAGGATccggggctgcccctgcccactTACACATCATCCACATAGCAGGGGTAGGGCATCTGCTGGACGTAGACCCCCGTCCGTGGGGCAGCCCCAGTCTGCACCCGCACCACCGCCTGCTCCACCAGGTCCTGAATGTAGATGAAGCCCCCCCAGACGTAACGCAAGTCACTGAAGGGGTCAGCTGCAGGGCCTGGGTCCCAAAACCTGGGGGCAGAGCACGGTGCTGGGACCAGGGATCCCCTGGCAATGAGCACAAGCTGCTTGGCTGCCCACAGAGACAGACAAGGTGGGCATCCCCCAACCTGTCCTTGATCTTGTTGGTCCTTGTAACGTCGTCAATGTCCATGCGGATCTTGTAGCGGACGTGGGGTGGCAGTCTGGGGGCTGTGGCATTGATAGGGGGCTGGAAGACCACTGCTGCCCAAAattgctgctcctccagcagctccagggcccgGGCTaccagctgctcctcagtggCCACTGCCTCGATCTTGTCCAGGCAGACACACTGTGGGAGGTGGGTAGAGTTCAGAGGGCACAGATAGTGCAAGGGGCCAGCCCACCCACAGCAGGGTGACGCACACCTCCATGAACTGTGACAGTGTGCTCAGGACTGCATCCACATCAGCGTACACCTGGTGCCAGGTGAGGTTTGGTCCCCCAGCTGGCCCCACCAGGAATGTGGCTAGCTCTGGCAGCTTCCAGGAGGTGCCATTGAGGAACCCATCCAGGAGTTGGGCTGTGCTCggggccagcagcaggtcctGCAAAGGACCAGGATATGGGAGGCCACGCAgcccaccctgctccagctgcatcccaccctgctcctggccagctgtgccccagcacaCCCCATCTTGCACCCCACAGCAAGCCTGTTCCCAA harbors:
- the ABCA7 gene encoding phospholipid-transporting ATPase ABCA7, producing the protein MAVGTQLGLLLWKNFTYRRRQRIQLAIEILWPLFLFLILISVRRSHPPFKQHECHFPNKALPSAGTLPWLQGIICNMNNPCFRHPTAGEAPGVVGNFDGSILSRLLTEARQVLLRGHGQRLLSSFARLLPALRRLRDSGNQRRALSVREYLREDETFSRFLRTNTSLSPALVDELMGARLSPRIFSLASIRLPLKALVCNASVLGGFLVGGDADASQSLQQELCALPSTQLRAMEGSFLSQMDFPRLLTEQLSSELGGITGTVEALGSFLRDAASLMEEVSSMTSLAKLRQELVGLRAPNTSMGAFRALSRIACGHPEGGGLRIPSLNWYEDNDVKAFLDRNSSEQRPVASGSTSPFCRELLRSLESSPLSQIFWRGIKPLLVGKILYTPPGPGPDSVMAEVNRTFRELAVLGEFGGAWQELGPRIYTLLNSSLEMQVLQDLLLAPSTAQLLDGFLNGTSWKLPELATFLVGPAGGPNLTWHQVYADVDAVLSTLSQFMECVCLDKIEAVATEEQLVARALELLEEQQFWAAVVFQPPINATAPRLPPHVRYKIRMDIDDVTRTNKIKDRFWDPGPAADPFSDLRYVWGGFIYIQDLVEQAVVRVQTGAAPRTGVYVQQMPYPCYVDDVFLRVLNRSLPLFMTLAWIYSVAMIIKGVVHEKETRLKETMKTMGLSSGILWLSWFLSSFIPFLLSSALLVLILKLGNILPYSDPGVIFLFLGTFSVATISQCFLISTFFPRANLASACGGIIYFSLYLPYVLCVAWRDYITFPIRVLVSLLSPVAFGFGCDYFSLYEEQGVGIQWHNLAASPVPGDPYSFAVAMGLLLLDAVLYGLATWYLEGVFPGQYGIPKPWNFPFLKSYWFGESSLSGHSLYHTSPHTAPQVLVEEPPVELQPGVSIRNLVKVYGSSGRAAVNGLSLDFYEGQITSFLGHNGAGKTTTMSILTGLLPPTSGTAYVLGWDIRSDIDSIRKSMGMCPQHNVLFDILTVEEHVWFYGRLKGLSEQQVQEEMEQLLQDTGLPHKRREQTRNLSGGMQRKLSVAIAFVGGSRVVILDEPTAGVDPFSRRSIWELLLKYRKGRTIILSTHYMDEAELLGDRTAIISQGRLCCCGSPLFLKARLGTGYHLTLVKRERSGTGGNTGTVPGVTKKDGSDSEHSSDTGLGSERSSDASAVDVAQLSALIQKLVPGSRLVEDIGHEVLFVLPYSGARDGAFGELFRELDAHLAELGVSSYGISDTTLEEIFLKVAEDTALDTVTTGTMKGAVPGETGDGDMADGEMAKGARRAEEPRETDLLRGTAGQACGRVRGWALTCRQLRALFTKRMLHARRSTRGFLAQIVLPAVFVCIALLFSLIVPPFGKYPPLQLQPWMYGQQFTFFSNDAPGDPDTARLLDALLAEPGFGTKCMKEEGKATGLCPPASHPDGFSTPSAPASLLEVLRHGNWTRAKPSPPCQCSGPGAHRMLPECPEGAGGLPPPQVQRGTGDILQNLTGRNISDYLVKTYPQIIRQELRNKKWVNEQRYGGFSLGAGSSQALPSAAEVDQAVLELRVLLNITPGSPSDRLLANLSHFIEGLDARRNIKVWFNNKGWHAMVSFLNVASNGLLRSRLPPGTDPTHFGITATNHPLNLTKEQLSEAALMATSVDVLVSICVIFAMSFVPASFVVFLIEERVSKAKHLQFVSGMKPITYWLGNFAWDMCNYLVPALLVILIFLCFQQESYVSSANLPSLVLLLLLYGWSITPLMYPASFLFSIPSTAYVALTCINLFIGINGSVATFVLELFVDQNLNDINRVLKKVFLIFPHFCLGRGLIDMVKNQAMADAFERFGDKRFVSPLSWDLAGKNMFAMAIEGIVFFLFTLLLQYHRFFLRLGPRALELPSLGDEDQDVARERVRVGSIPPHSHLLLLKDLTKVYRHRKAPAVDRLCVAIPPGECFGLLGVNGAGKTSTFKMLTGDTEVTLGEAWLKGHSVLTDLQSVHQHMGYCPQFDAITDLLTGREHLEFYSRLRGIPEEETPRVAQWGITALGLGPHADRPAGKYSGGNKRKLSTAIALLGCPPVVFLDEPTTGMDPQARRFLWERILGVIRDGRSVVLTSHSMEECEALCTRMAIMVNGRFRCLGSVQHLKNRFGDGYTVVVRVGGPGPTAVQTLLQQHFPGIMLREQHGGLLHYHLPARVTSLATVFSLLATHRGPCHIEDYSVSQTTLDQVFMHFAQEQSDGDAGEVTAPGNDAAPSPGRSLSTFLEDDSYQESAV